The following nucleotide sequence is from Betaproteobacteria bacterium.
AGATCTTTCACCGACGTCGAGGCATTCACCACCACGCGATAATTGTCGCCGCCCCGCCAATAGACGATGAGGTCATCGATGACGCCGCCCGCCGAATTGAGCATCGCCGAGTAAAGCGCCTTGCCCGGCGTGGTGAGCTTGGCAACGTCGTTGGCGATCAACCGGCGAAAGAAAGACTTGGGCACGGCGCCCGACACATCGACCGCGCACATATGCGAGACGTCGAACATGCCCGCATCCTTGCGAACGGCGTGGTGTTCATTGAGTTGCGAGCCATAGTGCAGCGGCATTTCCCAGCCCCCGAAGTCGACCATCTTTGCGCCGCCGGCGACGTGGGATTCAAACAGGGGGGTGCGTTGTAGGGACATGTGATCTCTCGGAGCATTAGGGACGGGGACGCGAAACACGTCATGACTTTTCAGTATGACATGCCTGCCCCTCTGTCCTTTTGCCTGAGAGTTGAGCAACCGTCAAAAACGACGTGGCTGCGTGCCCCTTCGGCGCTTGCCGGGCATCAAGCCTGCAAGTCTCTCCAGAGTGCCGCGTGACTTTTCGTGGTTCTTTCGCCTGAGCGATTATGGGCAATGCGCCTTCGGCGGCTCCTGATGTGACCGGAGCTCTCTCCCACGAAATAATCGGCACGCGAATTGTAGCGGAAAATGACCAGTACCAATTGGTCACGACAACACAATGCTCCTGCACAACCGACAAACTCAAGCATTGGCGCGGGTTTCAGACCATAAAGTGCCGAAAATGCCCGTCAGTGCTTGTGTTTTAATCCATGGATGGCGGAACAATTTCCCGGCTGTCCGGCACCTTTTCGCGCTAAGCTTGTCTCATGTTGATGAATTCTCTGCGCAAGCTGACCTTGGTCTGGATGATTGCGTGGCTTCCGTTTTCCGGAGCCATCGCGGCGGTCATGCCAATTTCCGGTATGCCGGGCGGCGCGGTCGCATCCTTGCACGCCGAAATGGCCACAGACGCAGATTCAGTGGATGCGTCGGTGACCGGTGGCATTTCATCGTTACCGTGCCACAATACCGCGGCCATATCAGACACCAATCCATCAGGCCTTTGTGAGCATTGTTTACTATGCCATTTGGCGGTCTCGCTGATGTTGCCGAGCATCCAGAATTTGCCGGGCCTTACGCCCTCGAACAGCTTCGAGTTGGCGACGCCGTCGCCGCACACCTCGTTCTTCCCTGAACCGGCCTCACCGCCGCCGCGAACACTCCATTCCTGAGTTGCCGGAAGAGTACGTCCATCCTGGACGCCGGACGCATGCATCGCGTCCGCGCTGCGCCTGCCTATATTGCGCGCATCACGAATAGAGGGAACATGAAGCGAACCACATTTATCACATTGCTGGCCGTATTGCTGCCGGCGTTGAGTACTTCCGCCTTCGCGCACGGGGATGAGCATGGCAAGAACAAAGCTGCCGCCGTGACGAAAGAACAGAAACCCTGGGGCATTGCCGGTGACGCAAAGGCAGTCAAACGCACCATCAATATTGCCATGACCGACAACATGCGTTTTGTGCCGGACAAGATTATCGTCACGCGAGGGGAAACGATAAAGCTTGCGCTCAGGAACGAAGGCAAAATGCTGCACGAGATGGTCATCGGCACCAAAGTAGTCCTCGATGAGCACGCGGCGCTCATGTTGAGATTTCCGGACATGGAGCACGACGAGCCTTACATGGTGCACGTGCCGGCAGGCAAGGCTGGCGAGATCATCTGGACATTCAATCGCACCGGCGAATTTGATTTCGCCTGCCTGATTCCCGGACACTATCAAGCCGGGATGATCGGCAGGATATCGGTGATGGCCAAATAATCCATTTACCACTATCTGGAATTTGCGGGAGGCCCCAATGCCATATCTGTTTCTGCTGATCGCCTTTTGGCCGCTGGTGTGTTGCGAAGAATGCGATTTCACTGTCGTATGCGTGACGGCCTCAATCGGCGCCGCGATTGCGCTATATGCAATCGCTTCGATTGTTCGCGAGCTTCGGTTGCTTGAAAAACACCGGCCATATTAGGCCTGTACAAAAACTCGTTCCACCTTTTATCCCAGGAGAAATCAATGAAACCCATCAGTTTGTTAACCGCAGCCGTCGCCCTGCTTTCGCCACTTTTACTGGCGTCCGCATGGGCAGCGGGCGAGCATGACAAGCAACTCGCAAGCGAGCCCCCGGCAAGCAGGATGGCCAGCAACACCACCACCATGACCGATGGCGAAGTGCGCAAAGTCGACAAGGAGGCAAAGAAGGTCACGCTCAAGCACGGCGCAATCAGAAACCTGGACATGCCCGCGATGACCATGGTGTTTCTGGTCAAGGATCCCGCGTTGCTTGGCAAAATAAAGGCCGGTGACAAGGTCAAGTTCCAAGCGGAGAACATCAGCGGTGGTATCGCCATTACCGCTATCGAGGTGACCAAATGAAAGCGGCATCATTGCTACTAATACTTGCGCTTTCGGCCTCTGCACACGCTGAACTTGTCGATTTGAAATGGGAGGGCGGCACCTTCTCGCATAAGTCCAGTGTCGGACCGAAAAAGTTCCTCGAGGTGTGCGGCAAGCTCAAGTCAGATGACGCCGTCGCGTGGCAGTTCAAAGGCAGCGCACCCAGCGATTTCAACATCCACTATCACGTTGGCAAGGACGTCAGCTATCCTGAAAATCGCAAGGAAGTTGCGAGCGCCGACGGCACGCTTTCCGTCCCCGCGGATCAGGATTACTGCTGGATGTGGAGCAATCGCTCGTCGCAACCGATCGACATTGATGTCAACCTCAAGCAGGCAAACAACGGCAAATGAGTCGCCCCGGCACTTCCCGCGGATCGATTTTGTGGCCCGTCGACGCGACCTTGAGCGCTGGCAGTTCATCAGCCGTGGCATGGAACCGCACCCCATGCACGTACACGGCACGCAGTTTCAAGTGGCCTCGCGCGACGGCGTCGAGGCCAAGCGTCTCGCGACCGATCTTGGCTGGAAAGATACCGTGCTCGTGCGTCCCTTTGAGTCGGTTGAGATTCTGCTGCGGTTCAGCGCCGCCGGCAACTATGTTCTCCATTGCCACAATCTGGAACACGAGGACGACGGCATGATGCTTAATTTCAATGTCACATAGCGCGCGAATGAGCGCGCCGATAGTTATGATGAGCCCACACCGTTTACGCAATTTTTCCTAGCAAGGTCACGCCAATGCGACGCAGAGCATTCCTGGGCACGATCGGTTGCATACCGGCGCTTGCACTGTCGGCACCGACGGGCTCCGCCAATCCTGGCGCCGGGCGAAAACCCGCGAAAGCAAAGGCCGCCATTCCCGGCCAGCGGGTGGGCATTGCGTTTGGTGGCGGCTCCATTCACGGCATCGCGCATGTGGGCGTGCTGAAAGCGTTTGCCGAGAAGGGCCTGCCCTTTCATTTCATTGCCGGCACGAG
It contains:
- a CDS encoding cupredoxin family protein, translated to MKRTTFITLLAVLLPALSTSAFAHGDEHGKNKAAAVTKEQKPWGIAGDAKAVKRTINIAMTDNMRFVPDKIIVTRGETIKLALRNEGKMLHEMVIGTKVVLDEHAALMLRFPDMEHDEPYMVHVPAGKAGEIIWTFNRTGEFDFACLIPGHYQAGMIGRISVMAK
- a CDS encoding copper-binding protein, with translation MKPISLLTAAVALLSPLLLASAWAAGEHDKQLASEPPASRMASNTTTMTDGEVRKVDKEAKKVTLKHGAIRNLDMPAMTMVFLVKDPALLGKIKAGDKVKFQAENISGGIAITAIEVTK
- a CDS encoding multicopper oxidase domain-containing protein, which codes for MTPSRGSSKAAHPAISTSTITLARTSAILKIARKLRAPTARFPSPRIRITAGCGAIARRNRSTLMSTSSRQTTANESPRHFPRIDFVARRRDLERWQFISRGMEPHPMHVHGTQFQVASRDGVEAKRLATDLGWKDTVLVRPFESVEILLRFSAAGNYVLHCHNLEHEDDGMMLNFNVT